The genomic region AATGAATATAAGTGTGCATTTATATCAATATTGTGCCCTTTACTTTTATCCATAAGAAAACTAagaaataaagaagaagctgaagatataataaaagttaTAGTAAACCTattagaaaaagaaattgCCATAGTAAATATCGAAGTATTTAATGTTTGGATATATTGTTTTCatttgttatttattaatataaaaaagaaatatattcatgtatataataagttATTTGATTTCTGTTTAAGGTTTAATGTTCAAGATATATCTAATGTAAcatttaagaaaaaaatgcaATTATTAGATATTATGCTTTTATATAGTCttcataaaaatgtttaCATGTTGGATAACAGTTTAATGAATTTGATAAAATTAATTGAAAATGATAACATATCAGTTAGACAAATTATAGGTGATGtattttgttatatgttatatgtCTTATATGACAATAAGCATTATGAGCATTTGAaatgtatgtattataatatcttattatttttatatacatcaGCTAACAATgttattacatatttagAGGAAAATAGTATAAACGTATCAAAACAGTcgaaatatatatatatattagaaaCATATGCATATTTAACACTTACAgcatttaataataaatgtatgtatgtatttaacAACTTaagtattatatttttaaagatGTTCATGTTATCATTTCAGTTGGTTGATGTGTTTATTAATGGATTGGTTAGTAAAGCAATCAATTGTTTTTTATGTCcatctttatatttattcaaatttgatataataaatagtagtaataataataatatacaaatatatgatataaataagaatgataataatttaaagaATGTGGGTTTCCCTGAGCAAGTGcataaattaaatattttattagaAGAAGATATAGGGACCTTagttattaaaaatataagcAATTTGATTAACAAATCTAATTGGAAAATAAGAAATTGTGCCTTAcaattttgttattattttcatttgtattattgtattttcttttataataaaaaagaaaatgcttttcttttaaatatgtttatatcattattagTTGATAGTTATATTGAAATTCAAAATTTATCACGTGATATTTTATCATCTgtattttgttattatgataataagaCACTTCAAATTTTTTCCAGTTATTTTCTATCCCTACTAAATgatcataaaaatttacaaaaaCTACCTTCCATATCTAAAGAAACTTCATTAAAAATCAtagacaaaaaaaaaacagtTTCTATTTATGCACTTATAAGTATTGTTAATTCTTTCCCAAATTACATACCCCCATGGTTAccaaatatattaataagtGTAGCAAAATTGTCTAACAGTTCTTCAcatgttataaaaaaagagatAGAAAAGTGTATTCAAAACTTTTTAAGAACACATAAGGATGAATGGgaatacaaatataaacaaatatttaCAGAAGAACAGTTAAATATTTTGGACTTATATAAAGGAGAGCTAAATTATTTCACATAAAATgtgtaaatataattagTTTCACAAAACAAGTATTTATACTTTAAAAAGgatatttctttatatttgtttttcatatattaatatgatgtcatgttaatatatttatattttaacatgataatatttttatataagttattttatacaaaaaaaaaaaaaaataaaataataaaataaaataaaataaaaaataaataaaaatataataaaaaaaaaataaaaatataataaaaaaaaaattaaaatataataaaaaaaaaattaaaatataataaaaaaaaaattaaaatataataaacaaaacatatatatatatatatatatatatataatacatgTCATACATTtgtgtttatttatttatacaaaataaaataaactttttaatttttaaaaattttgtttttgcatacttttataattacataatataaacattaataataacagaaaaaaaaaaaaaatataaaataaataataaaaataaaaaaataattttatttgtcTAAATTACAGTGATATTGAATTTCcttgaatatatttatactgaaaaaaaaaaaaaaaaaaaaatttaagtaaaaataaaataaagtaGAAATTTGAATAgcataatatatatatatatatatatacattatgtatatattaatactCTTTGTTActcatttttatattactaGTTTGTTTTGGAAAATTTTGAAATAGGTATTGGAATTTTATCAAggttataaaaatttttgaTTGCATTCAGTCTTCCCTCTAAATTTGAATCATATTTGTCACTTTTTGTACATATAACACGAAAGGGCACATTGGTTCTTCTAAAAAGTTTgcaaataaataaaaaattatacatatatatatatatatatattatgtatattatttttaattagctttataaatattactTTATCATATCCACTAGAGATAAATCTATTCTCTGTACATCTACACTCATATCAATTAAAATAAGGAACAAACAAATTTGATTTCttaaaaagatataatcATCCAAATTTTTCCTTAAATAATccattttcttttttcctATCCCTTCAGCATATCCTAAACCTGGCATATCagttataataaataaccgttttcttttttcattttcaaAAGAATATAGATTTATAGATCTTGTACATCCACTATTCTTAGAAACtttaatatctttattttcatttattttcaaTAAATATCTTATAAAATTTCGAAGGAATGTAGACTTTCCAACATTACTTCTTCCTAATATGCAAATTTCATTTACTCCAAAATTTTCAATCTTTTCATAATCATGAAATTTGCctataacataaataaagtaaaataaaataaaaataaatgacattatacataaaataaatggtaaaaatatatgtacaagaaatatatatatatatatatatatatatgtaagTATTATGTGGTATTCTTATTTCTActttgtttttatatttattttatttattattttttttaaccTATACAGGAAAAATACTTAATGTctgatatattaatatttttgtttacaactaataaattttttaggtttgtttttattttattaaagCTGATATTTTTGTAAAGTTTATATTCCAAGTCCTCTTtgttattatcattattattatctaaaaataaaaatttattcacatatatatatatatatatatataaaccAAATGATAACCATGCGATGTTAAAccaacatatataaatgtatcAAAATGAATTGGTATATCAagtaaaaaatacatatatatatatatatatatatatatatgtatataattatgttattttactcataatattacttttatataacGGATGTTTGTGATTAGGAAACgatttaatataaattttcttttgtatGAAACCATAAATAAACATCAAATTAATACAGAATGTcagataaaatatatataaaaaataagacctttttcctttatttGGCATTTATCAAAACATATTATtgaattttataatttatgaACGAAATATATCAGTTCTCATCAATATTTGACCTAAAacattaaaataaataaaatatatacaaatgtTTAGATGTGTATTAgttgtatatttattactatttataaaatataatttgaaCACTTGAATGAAGTTCAAATgtaatataacatatttttaaatataaatgctcataatgattttataacatgcatatgaaatataaatttttgtataatataaaaaatatatataaaactatatatatatatatatatatatatatatatatacatatttatttatttatttatttatttatttatacttttccatttttatgttttaacgttattttaattaacttaccttcattttttgttttttattatgaCGCATTATTTCAATTTCTACGGGATTAACCGAAGAACTATTTAAGATTTCATGAATCtatgatattataatattggAAAATGGGAGATCCATAAATAGaagtaaataaataaataaataaatatatatatatatatatattaataatgtaaaaaaaaaaaaaaaaaatttaatatataaatatatacacatacataaatttcttttctatTTCCTAACCTgacaaatattatttataatctttttattcatacttaaaataatatctcctttttttaaacCAGCAATATCAGCAGATGATTTAGGCAGAATATTATGAACTTTTAActcttaaaaaaaatatataatatatatatatatattttatacgTATTTATCAAGATTATGGTATgcataatattttataaataaatttttttatatgttgAGATAAATGTTTTACCTTTTTTGAAGGTGGAACCGTTTTTAAGAGTGaattctttttctttaaatattattcctaaaacaaaagaatatatatatatatatatatatatatacattgtttttttttataattttaaaaggtataattaatttttttttttttttatatattattcatattatataccTAATGATGGTTCTTTATAAGTTCCCTTGCTTTGTAAAAATAACGCTATGTTCTTTAAAACATTAGAAGGCAAAGCCAATCTgcaaaaataaatatacgtatatatataatatatttaagaaaaCTATCAGAAAAAGATCCTTAAAATGTAAGTATGATTTATGTTAATTAttctatttttaaatattatatatatatacccataattatcaatttttttttgtatcaTGCCCACAAGATTGCCATGTTGGTCGACGAGTGGTGAACCGGACATaccttaaaaaaaaaaaaaaaaaatacatatatataaatatatatttatacatatataaaataaaatattcattgcatatttaatatatatatatatatatatatatatataataaccCTTTTAAGTGAGCACCTTTATTTATAGAATTGCTAATTTGAATAAATGGATACAAACATACTTGTTTTTTTCCattaaaattttcaaaTTTAGAAAATGTTTGCTTTGGGTGGTTTACTATCCCAACAGTGCATGTTTCTTTGTCAAATTTCTACATGTTGGGAAAGAGaaagtaaataaataaaaaaaaatgatataaatctgtatatataaatatatataaacataaaaatgaacaCACTTGAATTTGTCCATATGCAATAACTACTTCTCCTTGTTTTAAATCATCTCTTATAGAATCtgaaattataatttttaaaaaagatatagaaatattatttctaaAAACTCAAATTATAgagataaatatattccatataatttattatagtatatattttcttacCTAAAGTTATATATGAAAGGTTTTCCTTTGAATTAATTTTCAAAACACAAACATCTGATTcttaaattaatataaaatatgtatatatatatatatatatatatatatatatttgtatagattttataatataaatcaGCGTTATATGC from Plasmodium reichenowi strain SY57 chromosome 8, whole genome shotgun sequence harbors:
- a CDS encoding trypsin-like serine protease, putative, coding for MIKLSICLFYYRTHELWKHRLSFLPKCLLQISIMNAKMYKIDYIKNSVKDYLQKIFLEKFICLSYCEEINYNKSSNEYIEKKGNVSRQKYLKNTNHELNYSLNIPNNIYNSFVTIHKYNKKNTSSEDTFKVDDLIFLGSGFIYNKNGYILTAAHNIANKEDIFVIKNGDNFFIATIIGLHKESDVCVLKINSKENLSYITLDSIRDDLKQGEVVIAYGQIQKFDKETCTVGIVNHPKQTFSKFENFNGKKQVCLYPFIQISNSINKGMSGSPLVDQHGNLVGMIQKKIDNYGLALPSNVLKNIALFLQSKGTYKEPSLGIIFKEKEFTLKNGSTFKKELKVHNILPKSSADIAGLKKGDIILSMNKKIINNICQIHEILNSSSVNPVEIEIMRHNKKQKMKVKY
- a CDS encoding GTPase, putative is translated as MPNKGKRSYFLYIFYLTFCINLMFIYGFIQKKIYIKSFPNHKHPLYKNNNNDNNKEDLEYKLYKNISFNKIKTNLKNLLVVNKNINISDIKYFSCIGKFHDYEKIENFGVNEICILGRSNVGKSTFLRNFIRYLLKINENKDIKVSKNSGCTRSINLYSFENEKRKRLFIITDMPGLGYAEGIGKKKMDYLRKNLDDYIFLRNQICLFLILIDMSVDVQRIDLSLVDMIKRTNVPFRVICTKSDKYDSNLEGRLNAIKNFYNLDKIPIPISKFSKTNYINIFKEIQYHCNLDK